The genomic region CTATGCATACAGTTCGCCGACTAAGTACTGTAGGTGCATATTTCGGTTTATATTTATATTCATAAACCCAAGGCTGCCCGTTACGCTTCCACCGAAATACCTTATTTCCAAAGCGACCATGTATCTCACAAAAGCACTCCACAAATGCAGCATTATTCCCATTTACTCTAATTTGCATGATAAGCCTCCAGCTTAGCGACTACGCTACTGCACGACTTCAAGACTACACGACTGATAACCATATTACTCTTCCTTTTTACATTCTTGTCAGCCTATGGCTGATTCAATTATTTTCACCCCTTCTCACTCTTCACTGTTCACTGTTCACTCTTGACCAAAATCTTGTCAACCCCTTTATTTCCCAATCACTTAACGCTTCATAAATCTGCAACGATCTGCAGCAATCTGCAACGATCTGCACAGTATTTTTTTTATTTGCGGATAAATACTACCTCTAATCAGATTACATAAATTGACTCGTTTTATCACTGACATATCAACCCCCAGGCAACCCTTAGGTAATAAGTAGGCAAGGCAATGGTGATCGGCATAACATATAGATGTCATGCCGTGCCGGCTTGCCTTGCCTACTTATTGCCCCTTTATTGCCAGTATAGTGCCAAATGCCAGCTTTGGAGTACATCGATAATGCCAAAGTGTCGAAGCGAAGGTGAGAAATAGTAGGTGGATTAAAAAATCCCTGATCAAGCATTTAAAGCTCAACCAGGGATCATTTCTGAAATCCAAACCACAAAAGTTATGGATTAAATTTAATATAGCGATAAAGGTAAATAATGTCAACTTTAAAAAATATTATTGTAGCTAAATCGACCTTAACCCATTACTCATCCATGAACTCCATATATATATGAACAAAAAAACTTGCCAAGAAATAAGATAATTCAATCTTATGACATATGATATAAATGGTGTATGGTATTTATTGAAATATAGGAGATATTTAAAGGACAATGAATTTGACTGGAATTGATAAATTAATAAGGACTTATAATGGCAAAAGATAATAATAGTGGCGATATTGGGGCTATACTTTTTAAGACTGCGGATAAACTGCGTAAGAATATTGATGCTGCTGAATATAAACATGTTGTACTGGGTTTGATATTCTTAAAACATATATCTGATGCTTTTGAAGAATTATATAAGAAATTGAATTCTATGGAAGGCGATTATGAATTTGCTGATCCTGAGGATAAAGAGGAATATAAAGCGGAGAATGTTTTCTTCGTGCCTCACACAGCACGCTGGCAGTTTTTAAGCAGTCATGCTAAACAGCCTACGATTGGTAAAACTGTTGATGAATCAATGGATGCCATTGAACGGGAAAATCCTTCTCTGAAAGGTGTACTCCCCAAAGGATATGCAAATAGGAATCTGGACCCTACAAGTCTGGGAGGATTGATCGATCTGGTTAGTAATATTGATTTTAGTGGAACTCAGGAGCGGAGTGCTGATCTGCTGGGTCATGTATTTGAATACTTTCTAGGTGAATTTGCTTTAGCTGAAGGGAAGAAGGGAGGACAGTTCTATACTCCCAGATGTATAGTGGAATTACTGGTGGCAATGCTGGAACCTTATAAAGGTAGGGTATTTGATCCCTGCTGCGGAAGCGGCGGAATGTTCGTGCAGTCAGAGAAGTTCGTTAAAGAACGTCAAGGCAGGATGAATGATATTTCTATATATGGACAGGAAAGTAATCTGACTACCTGGCGATTATGCAAAATGAACCTGGCGATCAGGGGAATTGATAGTTCGCAGGTTATCTGGAATAATGAAGGTTCCTTTTTGAATGATGCACATAAAGACGTGAAAGCTGATTACATTATTGCTAATCCTCCTTTTAATGTGAGTGACTGGAGCGGTGAACTTTTACGAAATGATGGACGCTGGAAACATGGAACACCACCTGCGGGAAATGCTAATTATGCCTGGATACAGCACTTTTTATATCATCTGGCACCAGGTGGACAGGCTGGTTTTGTATTGGCTAAGGGTTCATTAACATCTCAATCATCTGGTGAAGGAGAAATAAGAAAGAATCTAATTGAAGCGGATTTGATTGATTGCGTGGTTAATCTACCGGCAAAGCTTTTTTTGAATACCCAAATCCCGGCTTCCTTATGGTTTATGAGAAGAAATCGTCTGCCTGCACACGGTGCGCAGACGGGTATCCCTGAGCGTGGTGCGCAGACAGGTGGAAAATACCGTAATAGAAGCGGGGAGATACTTTTCATTGATGCCAGAGAACTGGGGCATTTGATAAACCGAAGAACTAAGGTGCTATCATCTGACGATATAAAATTAATAGCAGAGACTTATCATAATTGGCGCAATCCAAAGGCTGGGAACTGCGAGCTCCAGCTCGTAGATAAAAAAGAGTACAAAGACATCAAAGGTTTTTGTAATTCTGCCAGCATAGAAAAAGTGCGGGAACTTGATCATGTTTTGACTCCTGGACGATATGTGGGGCTTGCTGATATAGAGGATGATTTTAACTTTGAAGAAAGGTTTACGCAATTAAAAGCAGAATTTCAAGAGCAATTAAAAGAAGAAGAAGAACTGAATAAAAGAATATTGGCAAATCTTGAGAAGGTGAAAATTGATGAGTGAGTGGAAAGAAGTTGTCATTAGAGATTTAGGCACTGTAATAACAGGTAAAACACCCTCAAAAAATAACCCTAAAGATTGGGGAGACGAAATGCCTTTTATAACTCCATCAGACTATGGCTCTTATGGAAAAGTAGCACTAACAAGTAAACGTAAACTTTCAAAGGATGGTATAGAAAGATTTTATGATAAGGTACTTCCTAAAAATTCAGTTCTTGTAACTTGTATAGGTTCAGATATGGGAAAAATAGTTATGAATGGTGTTGAAGTTGTAACTAATCAACAAATCAATTCGATTGTACCTGATTTAGATAAAATAACACCAGATTATCTATATTATCTGTTAGTTAGTTTATATAAAACCTTAAGAATATATGGAGGAGATGGAACTGCGGTTCCTATTGTAAATAAAGGTAATTTTGAGAAAATAGATGCAATTATTCCTATAATAACAGAACAAAAAGCAATAGCGGAAGTATTAAGCAGTTTAGATGATAAGATTGATCTTCTTCATCGGCAGAATAAAACATTAGAAGCAATGGCAGAGACATTATTCAGGCAGTGGTTTATTGAGGAAGCGGATGATGAGTGGGAATTAACAAATCTTGGTGAAGTAGTAGAAATCTATGATAATAAGAGAATTCCAATATCAAAAATGGAAAGAGAGAAAATGAAATATGGGATTTTATATCCTTATTATGGCGCAGCAACAA from Candidatus Stygibacter australis harbors:
- a CDS encoding class I SAM-dependent DNA methyltransferase, with the protein product MAKDNNSGDIGAILFKTADKLRKNIDAAEYKHVVLGLIFLKHISDAFEELYKKLNSMEGDYEFADPEDKEEYKAENVFFVPHTARWQFLSSHAKQPTIGKTVDESMDAIERENPSLKGVLPKGYANRNLDPTSLGGLIDLVSNIDFSGTQERSADLLGHVFEYFLGEFALAEGKKGGQFYTPRCIVELLVAMLEPYKGRVFDPCCGSGGMFVQSEKFVKERQGRMNDISIYGQESNLTTWRLCKMNLAIRGIDSSQVIWNNEGSFLNDAHKDVKADYIIANPPFNVSDWSGELLRNDGRWKHGTPPAGNANYAWIQHFLYHLAPGGQAGFVLAKGSLTSQSSGEGEIRKNLIEADLIDCVVNLPAKLFLNTQIPASLWFMRRNRLPAHGAQTGIPERGAQTGGKYRNRSGEILFIDARELGHLINRRTKVLSSDDIKLIAETYHNWRNPKAGNCELQLVDKKEYKDIKGFCNSASIEKVRELDHVLTPGRYVGLADIEDDFNFEERFTQLKAEFQEQLKEEEELNKRILANLEKVKIDE
- a CDS encoding restriction endonuclease subunit S, which translates into the protein MSEWKEVVIRDLGTVITGKTPSKNNPKDWGDEMPFITPSDYGSYGKVALTSKRKLSKDGIERFYDKVLPKNSVLVTCIGSDMGKIVMNGVEVVTNQQINSIVPDLDKITPDYLYYLLVSLYKTLRIYGGDGTAVPIVNKGNFEKIDAIIPIITEQKAIAEVLSSLDDKIDLLHRQNKTLEAMAETLFRQWFIEEADDEWELTNLGEVVEIYDNKRIPISKMEREKMKYGILYPYYGAATIMDYVNDYIFDGEYILLGEDGTVRTEEGYPVSMALKTGTKLAL